A window of the Deinococcus gobiensis I-0 genome harbors these coding sequences:
- a CDS encoding cobyrinate a,c-diamide synthase, which produces MPRLVIAAPHSGSGKTTVASLLCLAFRERGLAVQPFKLGPDYLDPTHLTRAAGRQARNLDTFLLPRARVPELFARAAQDAGISIIEGVMGLYDGRDPLSDEHSTADLARLLGARVVLVLDAHGMARTAAAVAAGLRDFGPGADIAGVILNRVGSPRHAELCAAALAQVGLPTFGYVLRDQTLHLPSRHLGLLSAEQASWAEADARRAAGTLDLDALLAAAQAPALPIPPTVQAVPARVRIAYAHDEAFHFYYPDALDELRLAGADLVPFSPLRDAGLPPDVGGLLLGGGYPEAHAAELSANTSMRAAIHAFAASGRPVVGECGGLMYLSETLEDASGAVWQMCGVVPYRTRMLPKVTLGYRDAAALYASPLAPAGAALRGHEFHHSVLTHAPTHPAYRWTAPNGQPAEEGYAQGNVLASYLHLHLGADPALARRFVAACGEAVT; this is translated from the coding sequence ATGCCCCGCCTCGTCATCGCTGCGCCGCATTCGGGCAGTGGCAAAACCACCGTCGCCTCGCTGCTGTGCCTCGCCTTCCGCGAGCGCGGGCTGGCGGTGCAGCCTTTCAAGCTCGGCCCCGATTACCTGGACCCCACGCACCTCACGCGGGCAGCGGGGCGGCAGGCGCGCAACCTCGACACCTTCCTGCTGCCGCGCGCGCGGGTACCCGAGCTGTTCGCCCGCGCCGCGCAGGACGCGGGCATCAGCATCATCGAGGGGGTCATGGGCCTGTACGACGGCCGCGATCCCCTCAGCGACGAACACTCCACCGCCGACCTCGCCCGGTTGCTGGGGGCGCGGGTGGTGCTGGTCCTCGACGCGCACGGCATGGCCCGCACGGCGGCGGCGGTGGCGGCGGGCCTGCGCGACTTCGGTCCTGGAGCAGATATCGCGGGCGTCATCCTCAACCGCGTGGGCAGCCCCCGCCACGCCGAGCTGTGCGCCGCCGCGCTGGCCCAGGTCGGGCTGCCCACCTTCGGTTACGTGCTGCGCGACCAGACCCTACACCTGCCCTCGCGCCACCTGGGCCTCCTGAGCGCCGAGCAGGCGAGCTGGGCCGAGGCCGACGCGCGGCGGGCGGCGGGAACCCTCGACCTGGACGCACTGCTGGCTGCCGCCCAGGCCCCGGCGCTGCCCATTCCGCCCACGGTGCAGGCCGTCCCCGCCCGCGTGCGCATCGCCTACGCGCACGACGAGGCCTTCCACTTCTACTACCCCGACGCGCTCGATGAACTGCGGCTGGCCGGGGCCGACCTCGTGCCCTTCAGCCCATTGCGCGATGCCGGGCTGCCGCCGGACGTGGGCGGGCTGCTGCTGGGCGGCGGCTACCCCGAGGCGCACGCCGCCGAGCTGAGTGCGAACACCTCCATGCGTGCGGCCATCCATGCCTTCGCCGCGTCGGGGCGGCCCGTGGTGGGCGAGTGCGGCGGCCTGATGTACCTCTCGGAGACGCTGGAGGACGCCTCGGGCGCGGTGTGGCAGATGTGCGGCGTGGTGCCCTACCGCACGCGGATGCTCCCGAAGGTCACGCTGGGCTACCGGGACGCCGCCGCCCTGTACGCCTCGCCACTGGCCCCGGCGGGCGCGGCGCTGCGCGGCCACGAGTTCCACCACTCGGTCCTCACGCATGCGCCCACGCACCCGGCCTACCGCTGGACGGCTCCGAACGGGCAGCCGGCCGAGGAGGGCTATGCACAGGGCAATGTCCTGGCGAGTTACCTGCATCTGCACCTGGGGGCCGACCCGGCGCTGGCGCGGCGCTTCGTGGCGGCCTGCGGGGAGGCGGTGACCTAG
- a CDS encoding VWA domain-containing protein, with the protein MTPTYPLAAVAHQPELLFALSLLAVAPAIGGLLIRGDRGAAKSTAARGLAELLPPGPDGLRAPFVNLPLGATEDRVVGTLDLDAALRGEVRLRPGLLAQADGGLLYIDEVNLLPDHLVDVLLDAAALGVVRVQRDALSAEAPARLALVGSMNPEEGGLRPQFLDRFGLCVDVAAPQQPAERAEIIRRRMAYEADPQGFAARWGAEQAALAGRLAEARQLLPEVTLPDPLLDVITTLSSEAGVRSLRADLVLHRAARACAALEGRTGATETDLRRVAPLVLNHRRDPRLPPPPPSEPPPPLPETEPPEQQPDTPPPPGADGPPPEEVFAPSTPAAPLALQAFTPGRGEGQPPRRAAPRSVPDPQAARLDVPATLRSMLGRGAAVPTRDDFRAPMPAEDGGRRVLFVADASGSVGVSGRMGALKGALLDALAGQGGRDRVALVTFRGTGASVLLDWTTDAAQAEAAVRAAPTGGRTPLAHALNLAADLLTGVRGAELVLLTDGRANVPLTPGSDAWADALHAAESLRGIPALVVDTEAGRVRLGRAAQLAGVLDARVQTLEPG; encoded by the coding sequence ATGACCCCCACCTATCCCCTCGCCGCCGTCGCCCACCAGCCCGAACTGCTGTTCGCGCTGTCGCTGCTGGCGGTGGCGCCGGCCATCGGCGGGCTGCTCATCCGGGGCGACCGGGGCGCGGCCAAGAGCACGGCGGCGCGCGGGCTGGCCGAGCTGCTGCCGCCGGGGCCGGATGGCCTGCGCGCTCCTTTCGTCAACCTGCCCCTCGGCGCGACCGAGGACCGCGTGGTGGGCACGCTGGACCTCGACGCGGCGCTGCGGGGCGAGGTGCGGTTGCGGCCCGGTCTGCTGGCCCAGGCGGACGGCGGGCTGCTGTACATCGACGAGGTGAACCTGCTCCCCGACCATCTGGTGGACGTGCTGCTCGACGCCGCCGCGCTGGGCGTGGTGCGGGTGCAGCGCGATGCCCTGAGTGCCGAGGCCCCGGCCCGCCTGGCCCTGGTGGGCAGCATGAACCCCGAGGAGGGAGGCCTGCGTCCGCAGTTCCTCGACCGTTTCGGCCTGTGCGTGGACGTGGCGGCCCCCCAGCAACCCGCCGAACGCGCCGAGATCATCCGCCGCCGCATGGCCTACGAGGCCGACCCGCAGGGCTTCGCCGCCCGCTGGGGGGCCGAGCAGGCCGCGCTGGCGGGGCGACTGGCGGAGGCCCGACAGCTTCTGCCAGAGGTCACGTTGCCCGATCCCCTGCTGGACGTCATCACTACGCTGAGCAGCGAGGCGGGGGTGCGCAGCCTGCGCGCCGACCTCGTGCTGCACCGCGCCGCCCGCGCCTGCGCCGCGCTGGAGGGCCGCACCGGGGCGACCGAAACCGACCTGCGCCGCGTGGCCCCCCTGGTCCTGAACCACCGCCGCGATCCCCGGTTGCCGCCGCCTCCACCGTCCGAGCCGCCTCCGCCACTCCCGGAAACAGAGCCGCCCGAACAGCAGCCGGATACGCCCCCACCCCCCGGCGCGGACGGCCCGCCTCCCGAGGAAGTCTTCGCGCCGAGTACGCCCGCCGCGCCGCTGGCCTTGCAGGCCTTTACGCCCGGCAGGGGAGAGGGTCAGCCCCCCCGCCGCGCTGCCCCGCGCAGCGTGCCGGACCCACAGGCCGCGCGCCTGGACGTGCCCGCGACCCTGCGGTCCATGCTGGGCCGGGGAGCCGCCGTGCCCACCCGCGACGACTTCCGCGCGCCCATGCCCGCCGAGGATGGTGGCCGCCGCGTGCTGTTCGTGGCCGACGCGAGCGGCAGCGTGGGCGTCTCAGGGCGCATGGGCGCGCTCAAGGGGGCGCTGCTGGACGCGCTGGCCGGGCAGGGCGGGCGCGACCGCGTGGCCCTCGTGACCTTCCGGGGAACCGGGGCGAGCGTGCTGCTCGACTGGACAACCGACGCCGCCCAGGCCGAGGCCGCCGTGCGCGCCGCGCCGACCGGGGGGCGCACGCCACTGGCCCACGCGCTGAACCTCGCCGCCGACCTGCTCACCGGGGTGCGCGGCGCGGAACTCGTGCTCCTCACCGACGGGCGGGCCAACGTGCCCCTGACCCCCGGCTCGGACGCCTGGGCCGACGCCCTGCACGCCGCCGAAAGCCTGCGGGGCATCCCCGCGCTGGTGGTGGACACCGAGGCCGGCCGCGTGCGTCTGGGCCGCGCCGCGCAGCTCGCCGGGGTGCTGGACGCTCGGGTGCAGACCCTGGAGCCTGGATGA
- a CDS encoding class I SAM-dependent methyltransferase: protein MTVQADIFDEWREQVLAVRSGRWQPERDRAFWHVQAAKYDAGQPELPNTVAWLRGQLAGAGADSLLDVGAGTGRLTLPLAGAAARVTALDHSPDMLAVLRGKGPPAHLEVRCQELADALHDPTLAPHDAVLAAWSLAYLPDLRGALTGLRRLARRDLFLLEDDGLGSPHVTLRRTLAGQPRPQRATGLRRALHALGLPCAHLQITEGRELTFPDTAALLAQARLPLPDAEVLDVLGPYLIPEGEGWRYRWTFDVHVLHVRGEGA, encoded by the coding sequence ATGACCGTTCAGGCCGACATTTTCGACGAGTGGCGGGAGCAGGTCCTCGCCGTGCGCTCGGGACGCTGGCAGCCGGAGCGCGACCGGGCCTTCTGGCACGTGCAGGCGGCGAAATACGACGCGGGCCAGCCCGAGCTACCGAATACGGTGGCGTGGCTGCGTGGGCAGCTGGCGGGGGCTGGGGCAGACTCGCTGCTGGACGTGGGTGCGGGCACGGGTCGCCTGACCCTGCCCCTGGCGGGCGCGGCGGCGCGGGTCACGGCGCTGGACCACTCGCCCGACATGCTGGCGGTGCTGCGGGGCAAGGGGCCGCCCGCGCATCTGGAGGTGCGCTGTCAGGAACTCGCCGATGCCCTGCACGACCCCACGCTCGCGCCCCACGACGCCGTGCTCGCCGCGTGGTCGCTGGCCTATCTGCCTGACCTGCGCGGCGCACTGACGGGCCTGCGGCGCCTGGCCCGCCGCGACCTCTTCCTGCTGGAGGACGACGGCCTGGGCAGCCCGCACGTCACCCTGCGGCGCACGCTGGCGGGGCAGCCCCGGCCGCAGCGGGCCACGGGTCTGCGCCGCGCCCTGCACGCGCTGGGCCTGCCCTGCGCGCACCTCCAGATCACCGAGGGACGCGAACTGACCTTTCCCGACACGGCCGCCCTGCTCGCCCAGGCCCGGCTGCCCCTGCCGGACGCCGAGGTGCTGGACGTTCTGGGGCCGTACCTGATCCCCGAGGGCGAGGGCTGGCGCTACCGCTGGACCTTCGACGTGCATGTGCTGCACGTGCGCGGGGAGGGGGCATGA
- a CDS encoding cobaltochelatase subunit CobN gives MQTNGDALELLDELSLHLYQLLHERDYDPAAIPEVLALTLGVRDEYGTLPQTLEYACRRLRPDLRATEDEITHLLAGLSGRYVPAGPSGAPSRGQAHILPTGRNFYAVDPRALPSQAAWAVGQNLAHEVLARHLGETGSYPEHVAISVWGTSNMRTQGDDIAEIFALLGVRPRWHPQSRRLEGVDLIPLAELGRPRIDVTVRISGFFRDAFPHLLNLLDEAFTAAMHADEPEDRNFPRKHYLADLAGRLSDTPPEEAEARAAYRVFGSAPGTYGAGILDLVNEGNWKEDGDFARTFVNWGGYAYTAADAGTDAREDFRARLSQTQLVLHNQDNREHDIFDSDDYLQFFGGMIASVRHLSGTQPRHYFGDTANPERARVRDLGEEALRVYRSRVVNPKWLEGIRRHGYKGGLEQTATVDYLFGFDATAQIAHDFMYEGVAQAYALDPENQAFLKASNPWALNAIATRLLEAQDRGLWEAGADTLAALQHLLVESEGLLEERGEQARAGG, from the coding sequence GTGCAGACGAACGGCGACGCACTCGAACTGCTCGACGAACTGAGCCTGCACCTCTACCAGCTCCTGCACGAGCGCGACTACGACCCCGCCGCCATTCCCGAGGTGCTGGCCCTGACGCTGGGCGTGCGGGACGAGTACGGCACGCTGCCGCAGACCCTGGAGTACGCCTGCCGCCGATTGCGCCCCGACCTGCGCGCCACCGAGGACGAGATCACCCACCTCCTCGCCGGGCTGTCGGGCCGCTACGTGCCGGCGGGACCCAGCGGCGCCCCCTCGCGCGGTCAGGCGCACATCCTGCCGACCGGGCGCAACTTCTACGCGGTGGACCCCCGCGCCCTGCCCTCGCAGGCGGCCTGGGCGGTGGGGCAGAATCTGGCGCACGAAGTCCTGGCCCGCCACCTGGGGGAAACCGGCAGTTACCCCGAGCACGTCGCCATCAGCGTGTGGGGCACGTCCAACATGCGAACCCAGGGCGACGACATCGCCGAAATTTTCGCGTTGCTCGGCGTGCGCCCGCGCTGGCACCCGCAGAGCCGCCGCCTGGAGGGCGTGGACCTGATTCCTCTGGCCGAACTGGGCCGCCCCCGCATCGACGTGACGGTGCGCATCAGCGGCTTTTTCCGCGACGCCTTCCCGCACCTGCTCAACCTGCTCGACGAGGCGTTCACGGCCGCCATGCACGCCGACGAACCCGAGGACCGGAATTTTCCGCGCAAGCACTACCTCGCCGACCTCGCCGGGCGCCTGAGCGACACGCCGCCCGAGGAGGCCGAGGCCCGCGCCGCCTACCGCGTGTTCGGCAGCGCGCCGGGCACCTACGGGGCGGGCATCCTCGATCTGGTCAACGAGGGCAACTGGAAGGAGGACGGCGATTTCGCGCGGACCTTCGTCAACTGGGGCGGCTACGCCTATACGGCGGCCGACGCCGGAACCGATGCCCGAGAGGACTTCCGGGCGCGGCTGTCGCAGACCCAGCTCGTGCTGCATAACCAGGACAACCGCGAACACGACATCTTCGACTCGGACGACTACCTGCAATTCTTCGGCGGCATGATCGCCTCGGTACGGCACCTCTCGGGCACGCAGCCCCGGCACTATTTCGGCGACACCGCCAACCCCGAGCGCGCCCGCGTGCGTGATCTGGGCGAGGAGGCCCTGCGCGTGTACCGCTCGCGGGTGGTGAACCCCAAGTGGCTGGAGGGCATCCGGCGGCACGGCTACAAGGGCGGCCTGGAGCAGACGGCCACGGTGGACTACCTGTTCGGCTTCGACGCGACTGCCCAGATCGCCCACGACTTCATGTACGAGGGGGTGGCGCAGGCCTACGCCCTGGACCCCGAGAATCAGGCGTTCCTGAAGGCCAGCAACCCCTGGGCACTGAACGCGATTGCCACGCGGCTGCTCGAAGCCCAGGACCGGGGGCTGTGGGAGGCGGGCGCGGACACGCTGGCGGCCCTGCAACATCTCCTGGTCGAGAGCGAGGGCCTCCTCGAAGAACGCGGCGAACAGGCGCGGGCGGGCGGATGA
- a CDS encoding formate/nitrite transporter family protein has protein sequence MTTASPSPSPAPAPDPTVLSGGALTQAVVHKEIEKAERAAWPTFVLSVLAGMFIGLGGMFYTLVEAGGIDFAFKQALGGLGFCVGLVLVLVAGAELLTGNILMVLAAVRRKVTWAQVARNWGLVLAGNLVGGVLLAFLILASGHPNLDAGGVAREAVTVAAGKVGKTPEQLFFSAMLCNVLVCLAVWMAFAGKTLADKVLAVLLPVTAFVAAGFEHSVADMYLLPLGLMLKDGVQGVAGVARLDLAHVALTLVIVTLGNVVGGAVFVALAYHFAYPEAKAAPART, from the coding sequence ATGACCACCGCGTCCCCCTCTCCCAGTCCGGCCCCGGCCCCCGACCCGACGGTCCTCAGCGGCGGCGCGCTCACGCAGGCCGTCGTCCACAAGGAGATCGAGAAGGCCGAGCGCGCCGCGTGGCCGACCTTCGTCCTCTCGGTGCTGGCGGGCATGTTCATCGGCCTGGGGGGCATGTTCTACACCCTGGTCGAGGCAGGCGGGATCGACTTCGCCTTCAAGCAGGCGCTGGGCGGCCTGGGCTTCTGCGTGGGGCTGGTGCTGGTGCTCGTGGCGGGGGCCGAACTGCTGACCGGCAACATCCTGATGGTGCTGGCCGCCGTGCGCCGCAAGGTCACCTGGGCGCAGGTCGCGCGCAACTGGGGCCTGGTGCTGGCGGGCAACCTGGTGGGCGGCGTGCTGCTGGCCTTCCTGATCCTCGCTTCCGGACACCCGAACCTCGACGCGGGCGGCGTGGCGCGCGAGGCGGTCACGGTCGCGGCGGGCAAGGTCGGCAAGACGCCCGAGCAGCTGTTCTTCAGCGCCATGCTGTGCAACGTGCTGGTCTGTCTGGCGGTGTGGATGGCCTTCGCGGGCAAGACCCTGGCCGACAAGGTGCTGGCCGTGCTGCTGCCCGTGACCGCCTTCGTCGCGGCGGGCTTCGAGCACTCGGTGGCCGACATGTACCTGCTGCCCCTGGGCCTGATGCTCAAGGACGGGGTGCAGGGCGTGGCGGGCGTGGCCCGGCTGGACCTCGCGCACGTCGCCTTGACCCTCGTCATCGTCACGCTGGGCAACGTGGTGGGCGGGGCCGTGTTCGTGGCGCTCGCCTACCACTTCGCCTACCCCGAGGCCAAAGCGGCCCCGGCCAGAACCTGA
- a CDS encoding cobaltochelatase subunit CobN → MTRPGAGAARQRVTRADGRTINVVRKRGHLSYCFHGCCCGRTDKGYAPAPVDTYKEEWTRRRMRNQVHLTKSGCLGPCTLNNVAHLVFDGHDTWFHSVNDPWLVVAIFEYIAAMLEADGPLPVPSELVEYTFNYYTWDAGGAAMAALPVAAPDLSGGLSGLALLTHADTDLLNLRAAQDTLPADFGPVTGVALGGIRGEAQMGTLLAGAVGRAEIVLVRVHGKFGAVPGGELLREHARAAGQTLLIVSGTGEPDPELARLSFAPAHTLDTALAYLSASGWPNMRELLLSLSDTLRLTGYGARPPLAQPEHGIYHPDLPEQATLDDWEKLREGSRPAVGVLFYRAHALSGNTAFIDSLVMALDDAGADALPVFTTSLKDVDATGDPKAFALLAGQVDAVISTLSFAMADVQAGEITAPGENVSALGRLGVPVVQGLTLGGARGPWETSARGLNPLDTAMNVALPEFDGRIIGVPFAFKEQASGEARRLVADPERAARLAGITVRLARLRHKANFDKRLAFVFTNSTAKASQVGNAVGLDSAASLLRVLGALEEDGYDVGTLPESSDALMHALIEGSNYDQTVMTPGQLARTAARIPGEVYARWFAELPASQQRRMREQWGPPPGAAYVHGGELCLAGLTFGKVFVALQPPRGYGMDPDAIYHTPDLPPTHHYAALYRWLREPPALGGFGADALVHVGKHGTLEWLPGKGVGLSENCFPDSLLGDLPLFYPFVINDPGEGTQAKRRAHATILDHLPPPLTRADTYGPLAELATLVDEYYQLELLDPGKLPLLQGQIWDLVQRADLGTDLGTLLRRDHGDHVHEWDESETEDGVPVTLTEMNGPDVAHLLEDIDGYLCELGAAQIRDGLHTLGVPPQGEQLPEMLRALTRLGNAGSGGAGVPGLHAGLAGVLGLDLGALLDAPGARLNVPPGVSARAEEPFQGTDR, encoded by the coding sequence ATGACGCGCCCCGGAGCCGGCGCCGCCCGTCAGCGCGTGACCCGTGCCGACGGCCGCACCATCAATGTGGTCCGCAAACGCGGGCACCTGAGCTACTGCTTTCACGGCTGCTGCTGCGGGCGCACCGACAAGGGCTACGCGCCCGCGCCCGTGGACACCTACAAAGAGGAGTGGACCCGGCGGCGGATGCGCAACCAGGTCCACCTCACCAAATCGGGCTGCCTGGGACCGTGCACGCTGAACAACGTGGCGCACCTGGTCTTCGACGGCCACGACACCTGGTTCCACTCGGTGAACGATCCCTGGCTGGTGGTCGCCATCTTCGAATACATCGCCGCGATGCTGGAAGCCGACGGGCCGCTGCCCGTGCCGTCCGAGCTGGTCGAGTACACCTTCAACTACTACACCTGGGACGCGGGGGGCGCAGCGATGGCCGCGCTGCCGGTGGCGGCCCCGGACCTCTCGGGCGGGCTGTCGGGGCTCGCGCTGCTCACGCACGCCGACACCGACCTCCTCAACCTGCGGGCGGCCCAGGACACGCTGCCGGCCGACTTCGGTCCCGTGACCGGCGTAGCCCTGGGCGGCATCCGGGGCGAGGCGCAGATGGGCACGCTGCTGGCCGGGGCGGTGGGCCGCGCCGAGATCGTGCTCGTGCGCGTCCACGGCAAATTCGGCGCGGTGCCGGGCGGCGAGCTGCTGCGCGAGCACGCCCGGGCCGCCGGGCAGACCCTGCTGATCGTGAGCGGCACGGGCGAGCCCGACCCCGAACTCGCCCGCCTGAGTTTCGCGCCCGCGCATACGCTCGACACGGCCCTGGCCTACCTCTCCGCGAGCGGCTGGCCGAACATGCGCGAGTTGCTGCTCTCGCTCTCGGACACGCTGCGCCTGACCGGCTACGGCGCGCGGCCCCCGCTGGCGCAGCCCGAGCACGGCATCTACCACCCCGACCTGCCCGAACAGGCGACGCTGGACGACTGGGAGAAGCTCCGCGAAGGGTCGCGCCCCGCCGTCGGCGTGTTGTTCTACCGGGCGCACGCCCTGAGCGGCAACACGGCGTTCATCGACTCGCTGGTCATGGCCCTCGACGACGCCGGGGCCGACGCCCTGCCCGTCTTCACGACCTCGCTGAAGGACGTGGACGCGACCGGCGATCCCAAAGCCTTCGCCCTGCTGGCCGGGCAGGTGGACGCCGTCATCTCGACCCTCAGTTTTGCGATGGCCGATGTGCAGGCAGGCGAGATCACCGCCCCCGGCGAGAACGTCTCGGCCCTCGGACGCCTGGGCGTGCCGGTCGTGCAGGGTCTGACCCTGGGCGGCGCGCGCGGCCCCTGGGAGACGAGTGCGCGCGGCCTGAACCCGCTGGACACGGCCATGAACGTGGCGCTGCCGGAGTTCGACGGGCGGATCATCGGGGTGCCGTTCGCGTTTAAGGAGCAGGCATCCGGCGAGGCCCGCCGCCTCGTCGCCGACCCCGAGCGCGCGGCCCGCCTCGCCGGCATCACGGTGCGGCTCGCGCGGCTGCGGCACAAGGCCAACTTCGACAAGCGGCTGGCTTTCGTGTTCACCAACTCGACGGCCAAGGCCTCGCAGGTGGGCAACGCGGTGGGTCTGGACTCGGCGGCGTCGCTGCTGCGGGTGCTGGGGGCGCTGGAGGAGGACGGCTACGATGTCGGGACCCTCCCCGAGTCTTCCGACGCGCTGATGCACGCCCTGATCGAGGGCAGCAACTACGACCAGACCGTGATGACGCCGGGGCAACTCGCCCGCACGGCGGCCCGCATCCCCGGCGAGGTGTACGCCCGCTGGTTCGCCGAACTGCCCGCCTCGCAGCAGCGGCGCATGCGCGAGCAGTGGGGGCCGCCCCCCGGCGCGGCCTATGTCCACGGCGGCGAGCTGTGTCTGGCGGGCCTGACCTTCGGCAAGGTGTTCGTGGCGCTGCAACCCCCGCGCGGCTACGGCATGGACCCCGACGCCATCTACCACACGCCCGACCTGCCGCCCACGCACCATTACGCGGCGCTGTACCGGTGGCTGCGCGAGCCGCCCGCCCTGGGGGGCTTCGGGGCCGACGCCCTGGTGCATGTGGGCAAGCACGGCACGCTGGAGTGGCTGCCCGGCAAGGGCGTGGGCCTGTCCGAGAACTGCTTCCCCGACTCGCTGCTGGGCGACCTGCCGCTGTTCTATCCGTTCGTCATCAACGATCCCGGCGAGGGCACGCAGGCCAAACGCCGCGCCCACGCGACCATCCTCGACCACCTGCCGCCGCCCCTGACCCGCGCCGACACCTATGGCCCGCTGGCCGAACTCGCCACGCTGGTGGACGAGTACTACCAGCTCGAACTGCTCGACCCGGGCAAGCTGCCGCTGCTGCAAGGCCAGATCTGGGACCTCGTGCAGCGGGCCGACCTGGGCACCGATCTGGGCACGCTGCTGCGGCGCGATCACGGCGACCATGTCCACGAGTGGGACGAGTCCGAGACGGAGGACGGCGTGCCCGTGACCCTGACCGAGATGAACGGCCCGGACGTGGCGCACCTGCTCGAAGACATCGACGGCTACCTGTGCGAACTCGGCGCGGCGCAGATCCGGGACGGCCTGCACACGCTGGGCGTCCCTCCGCAGGGCGAGCAGCTCCCCGAGATGCTGCGCGCCCTGACCCGCCTGGGCAACGCCGGCAGCGGGGGGGCCGGGGTGCCGGGGCTGCACGCGGGGCTGGCCGGGGTGCTGGGCCTGGACCTGGGAGCGTTGCTGGACGCGCCCGGCGCCCGTCTGAACGTCCCCCCCGGTGTCTCAGCAAGGGCTGAAGAGCCGTTCCAGGGAACCGACAGATGA
- a CDS encoding HoxN/HupN/NixA family nickel/cobalt transporter: MTHPMTEVPALGTAAPTPLTARESLRRGRPFLLAVLGLHLLALGLWIPAALHSPLLWGVGLTAYLFGLRHAWDADHIAVIDNTVRKLLTLGRPAYGVGLSFSLGHSSVVFLMALAAAVIGKALLGAQGGIGAFGGWVGPFVAGAYLLTVATVNLYGVARMLREGPHEHGHTHGGLLARIIAPLTALVSRQWQVVPLGFLMGLGFDTASEVALLALSGAAAQQNLGWAAILSLPLLFGAGMTLLDTLDGIAMTHAYSWALHDPRKKRAYNLLVTGLSGLIALVIGVVTLSQWAGEHFPAAAHALAALQNVDVSPLGFWLAGATLVLFAAASAAYRQRRLNA; this comes from the coding sequence ATGACCCACCCGATGACCGAAGTTCCTGCCCTGGGAACCGCCGCCCCCACGCCCCTGACCGCCCGCGAGAGTCTGCGCCGGGGAAGGCCCTTTCTGCTGGCCGTGCTGGGGCTGCACCTGCTGGCCCTGGGCCTGTGGATTCCGGCGGCGCTGCATTCGCCGCTGCTGTGGGGGGTGGGGCTCACCGCCTACCTGTTCGGCCTGAGACATGCCTGGGACGCCGACCACATCGCCGTGATCGACAACACGGTGCGCAAGCTGCTCACGCTGGGCCGCCCGGCCTACGGCGTGGGCCTGAGCTTCAGCCTGGGGCACTCCTCGGTGGTGTTCCTGATGGCGCTGGCCGCCGCCGTGATCGGTAAGGCGCTGCTGGGCGCGCAAGGCGGCATCGGGGCTTTCGGGGGCTGGGTGGGGCCGTTCGTGGCGGGCGCGTACCTGCTGACCGTCGCCACCGTCAATCTCTACGGCGTCGCCCGGATGCTGCGGGAAGGCCCACACGAGCACGGTCACACCCACGGCGGTCTGCTGGCCCGGATCATCGCCCCGCTGACCGCGCTGGTGTCGCGGCAGTGGCAGGTCGTCCCGCTGGGCTTCTTGATGGGTCTGGGCTTCGATACGGCGTCCGAGGTCGCGCTGCTGGCGCTGTCCGGCGCGGCGGCGCAGCAGAATCTGGGCTGGGCGGCCATCCTGTCGCTCCCGCTGCTGTTCGGTGCGGGCATGACGCTGCTCGATACCCTCGACGGCATCGCCATGACGCACGCCTACAGCTGGGCGCTGCACGACCCCCGCAAGAAGCGGGCGTACAACCTGCTGGTCACCGGCCTGTCGGGGCTCATCGCACTGGTGATCGGCGTGGTCACGCTGTCGCAGTGGGCGGGCGAGCACTTTCCCGCCGCCGCCCATGCCCTCGCCGCGCTGCAGAACGTGGACGTGTCGCCGCTGGGCTTCTGGCTGGCGGGGGCGACGCTGGTGCTGTTCGCGGCGGCCAGTGCGGCCTATCGCCAGCGCCGCCTGAACGCATGA